In Zingiber officinale cultivar Zhangliang chromosome 11B, Zo_v1.1, whole genome shotgun sequence, a single window of DNA contains:
- the LOC122034534 gene encoding uncharacterized protein LOC122034534, translated as MASSAVIVFLKDERLRQLAQLIRNHEVNNLYHITFQNLGDQLEYLRMSNNNMTTVNTLLDNCNAIVIRYKDDAVRRPIAEQILAYTEHCLNNALQLIRNYTLRRSYLDRMTDHQLQLFQALEELDTSSGDAVLDFTESIQEHDRLIMSYMRLNLNPHASAEFSRYLRNVGIGFDELVRSYQTRLGFTGRFEDLEIEQKLEVYAAIIEASGRLSVLLGEQGKGDDTVKASSITYRRKRPSFGSAAMFLIDVGQIIWDVFSSDHPITTATREALVLAAETGGAALGKLVGVAIATKLTGQAATTLFVTAVGLIGGFVGGFILGTIAGFLFDRIFSSGGQAVLPTDGFILYVAPMPNGHHLAKQIAHI; from the exons ATGGCCTCCTCTGCAGTTATTGTTTTCCTGAAAGATGAGAGGCTCCGGCAGCTCGCCCAGCTGATTCGCAACCACGAAGTTAACAACTTATACCACATAACTTTCCAAAACTTAGGGGACCAACTCGAATACCTGAGGATGAGCAACAATAACATGACAACCGTTAACACACTCCTGGACAACTGCAATGCGATAGTGATCAGGTACAAGGACGACGCTGTTCGCCGGCCCATCGCCGAACAGATTCTTGCCTATACAGAGCACTGCCTCAACAACGCACTTCAGCTCATCAGGAACTACACGCTGCGAAGGAGCTATCTCGACAGAATGACGGATCACCAACTGCAACTCTTCCAAGCGCTGGAGGAGTTGGACACTTCGAGTGGAGATGCTGTGCTTGATTTCACCGAATCCATTCAGGAACACGACCGATTGATCATGAGCTACATGAGGTTGAATCTCAACCCTCATGCTTCAGCAGAATTCTCAAGATATCTCAGGAACGTCGGAATTGGCTTTGACGAACTAGTTCGAAG TTACCAAACTAGGCTTGGGTTTACGGGACGGTTTGAGGACTTGGAAATAGAGCAAAAGCTAGAGGTATATGCCGCAATAATTGAGGCATCGGGCCGGCTAAGTGTGTTATTGGGCGAGCAGGGGAAGGGAGACGACACAGTGAAGGCTTCGTCGATAACATATCGAAGGAAGAGACCGagttttggttcggcagccaTGTTCCTGATAGATGTGGGACAGATAATCTGGGACGTGTTTTCGTCGGACCACCCAATCACGACGGCTACGAGAGAGGCCTTAGTTCTGGCAGCAGAAACAGGCGGAGCAGCTTTGGGAAAGCTTGTGGGAGTTGCTATAGCGACTAAGTTAACTGGTCAAGCAGCTACTACGTTGTTCGTCACGGCCGTCGGACTAATCGGAGGATTTGTGGGAGGTTTTATTCTTGGAACCATTGCTGGCTTCTTGTTCGATCGGATTTTCAGCTCCGGTGGGCAAGCCGTCCTTCCGACTGATGGCTTTATACTCTATGTTGCTCCCATGCCTAATGGCCACCACTTGGCCAAACAAATTGCCCATATTTAA